Proteins encoded by one window of Kribbella italica:
- a CDS encoding TIGR02677 family protein, translating into MAPLRIPADLFQFSTVDRSELYVAILHAFAEANDRLDTALGLDDLTAWLRSIGWGQPLSDELLVAALKQLGDWKLVDPIQDHTENYRTAADYERNNVRYSLSRRGEAAFAGVTHAMSVLASTGALQTAVLDAIGDRLRDLVAELDGGTDRRIFTTLMELEGHLEALRTNTKQFNGELQRLLRVEGVDLATFHDVKLATVAYLEEFLTNLEQRVHVIRQRIEDVLDRGVARLQRRALTGAELPSLSGTDPGPAWLDRRQARWEGLLAWFVGSELAPPRVEQLHTVGRKAIVTLLQVLDRITETRRRASSAVADFRELARWFSVVPAQDDLHRLWATAFGLTSARHAHLAAADPELIPASASWHEAAPVEVSPLLRSSGRVERFSRTARVRDVAQVRAARAERIAAERAELDAALALLDTGGPIRLSHFDRLDYFLFNHLRDLLGAALATTPNRSGHRAATTSDGRIEILLWEPADRTITTLRTPRGDFRGLDYIVNIRPVESAPGRRTGDSG; encoded by the coding sequence GTGGCACCGCTCCGGATTCCTGCAGACCTGTTCCAGTTCAGCACCGTCGATCGGTCCGAGCTGTACGTCGCGATCCTGCACGCCTTCGCCGAGGCCAACGATCGGCTCGACACCGCCCTCGGCCTCGACGACCTGACCGCTTGGCTGCGTTCGATCGGCTGGGGGCAGCCGTTGTCCGACGAGTTGCTGGTCGCCGCGCTGAAGCAGTTGGGCGACTGGAAACTCGTCGACCCGATCCAGGATCACACGGAGAACTACCGGACCGCTGCGGACTACGAGCGCAACAACGTGCGGTACTCCTTGAGCCGGCGCGGTGAGGCGGCCTTCGCCGGCGTGACCCATGCGATGAGCGTCCTGGCGTCCACCGGGGCCCTGCAGACGGCGGTGCTGGACGCGATCGGAGATCGGCTGCGCGACCTGGTGGCCGAACTGGACGGCGGAACCGACCGACGGATCTTCACCACGCTGATGGAGCTCGAAGGGCACCTGGAGGCGCTCCGGACCAACACCAAGCAGTTCAACGGCGAGCTCCAGCGCCTCCTGCGGGTGGAAGGCGTCGACTTGGCCACTTTCCACGACGTCAAGCTCGCGACGGTGGCGTACCTGGAGGAGTTTCTCACCAACCTCGAGCAGCGCGTCCACGTGATCCGCCAACGGATCGAAGACGTCCTCGACCGCGGTGTCGCGCGCCTGCAGCGCCGAGCGCTGACCGGTGCCGAACTCCCGTCACTGTCCGGAACCGATCCCGGGCCGGCCTGGCTCGATCGCCGGCAAGCGCGCTGGGAGGGATTGCTGGCCTGGTTCGTCGGCTCCGAACTGGCGCCGCCCCGCGTGGAGCAGCTGCACACCGTCGGCCGCAAGGCGATCGTCACCTTGCTGCAGGTGCTGGACAGGATCACCGAGACGAGACGTCGCGCCAGCAGCGCCGTGGCCGACTTCCGTGAACTGGCCCGCTGGTTCAGCGTCGTACCGGCTCAGGACGACCTGCACCGCCTCTGGGCCACGGCCTTCGGCCTGACTTCCGCGCGGCACGCCCATCTGGCGGCGGCCGACCCGGAGCTGATTCCGGCGTCGGCCTCCTGGCACGAGGCCGCGCCGGTTGAGGTGTCACCACTACTGCGCTCCAGCGGAAGGGTCGAACGATTCAGCCGAACCGCCCGTGTCCGGGACGTGGCGCAGGTCAGGGCTGCCCGGGCCGAGCGAATCGCCGCCGAGCGGGCCGAGCTGGACGCGGCCCTGGCCCTTCTCGACACCGGCGGCCCGATCCGTTTGTCGCACTTCGACCGGCTCGACTACTTCCTCTTCAATCATCTCCGCGACCTGTTGGGAGCGGCCCTCGCCACTACCCCGAATCGTTCCGGCCACCGCGCGGCGACCACGTCCGACGGCCGGATCGAGATCCTGCTGTGGGAACCGGCAGACCGGACCATCACCACCTTGCGGACACCACGCGGCGACTTCCGTGGCCTGGACTACATCGTGAACATCCGGCCGGTCGAGTCTGCCCCCGGCCGGAGGACAGGAGACTCAGGATGA
- a CDS encoding TIGR02679 family protein, with the protein MDPSRFFSSALAPVWRAVHERLSSGHPVRRISLGPLAEPEREALADLLGLDRLPAARTTVKLADLEQAVGGDLRRVVTAAVGPIGNLSEARRTADERRARLWDWFTTHPVIVAQPALLPWAQSVRRSGLIGGTVETTRSQLEKRLLVLGALPAAGSPLPVFAESVLGDPHALDDGTAHSTSVLKALASMFDRPVPGDAAARRELWRLAGVSDDELSSTVLIAGFHPTGAAPSDVVLRICAEAGEATVLTLRQLRRSPLRSGSPPAVWVFENPSIAALALRRFGPSCPPLVCLSGWPSGAGILLLQQLREARTKIYYHGDFDGEGLRITASMIARVGAVPWHLRSVDYLAAVGPQGPPVGRVSPAPWDESLAGSLLRHGIAVPEERVATALLDAMAAEYAGPSSSPTGLA; encoded by the coding sequence GTGGACCCCTCTCGCTTCTTCTCCTCGGCGCTGGCGCCGGTGTGGCGAGCTGTACACGAGCGGTTGTCCAGCGGTCACCCGGTCCGCCGGATCAGTCTCGGGCCGCTGGCCGAACCAGAACGTGAGGCCCTGGCTGATCTGCTCGGGCTCGATCGGCTTCCTGCGGCCCGGACCACGGTGAAGCTGGCCGATCTGGAGCAGGCGGTCGGCGGGGACCTACGTCGGGTGGTCACCGCCGCGGTTGGTCCAATCGGCAATCTGTCGGAGGCCCGGCGGACGGCGGACGAGCGAAGAGCACGACTGTGGGACTGGTTCACCACCCACCCGGTGATCGTTGCTCAGCCCGCGCTCCTGCCCTGGGCCCAGTCGGTACGACGGTCCGGTCTGATCGGTGGAACGGTCGAGACAACCCGGTCCCAGCTGGAGAAGAGACTCCTCGTCCTGGGGGCCCTGCCCGCCGCCGGATCTCCGCTGCCGGTGTTCGCGGAAAGCGTCCTCGGCGATCCGCATGCGCTGGACGACGGGACCGCACACTCGACCTCGGTCCTGAAGGCGCTGGCGTCGATGTTCGACCGGCCGGTCCCCGGCGACGCGGCGGCGCGCAGAGAGCTGTGGAGGCTGGCCGGCGTCTCCGACGACGAACTCTCATCAACGGTTCTGATCGCCGGTTTTCACCCAACCGGCGCTGCACCATCGGACGTCGTACTGCGCATCTGCGCCGAGGCGGGTGAGGCGACCGTGCTGACCTTGCGGCAACTGCGGCGAAGCCCGCTCCGTTCCGGATCGCCGCCTGCGGTCTGGGTGTTCGAGAATCCGAGTATCGCCGCCCTCGCACTGCGCCGCTTCGGTCCTTCGTGTCCTCCGCTGGTTTGTCTCTCGGGGTGGCCGAGCGGCGCGGGAATCCTGCTGCTTCAGCAGCTTCGTGAGGCCCGGACCAAGATCTACTACCACGGCGACTTCGACGGTGAGGGCCTTCGGATCACCGCCTCGATGATCGCTCGCGTCGGAGCAGTTCCGTGGCACCTGCGAAGTGTCGACTACCTGGCCGCTGTCGGCCCGCAAGGTCCGCCCGTCGGTCGAGTCTCGCCCGCTCCCTGGGACGAGTCCCTCGCCGGGAGCCTGCTCCGGCACGGGATAGCCGTACCAGAGGAACGAGTTGCCACCGCGCTCCTCGACGCGATGGCAGCGGAGTACGCCGGGCCGTCATCTTCACCGACGGGTCTGGCCTGA
- a CDS encoding TIGR02678 family protein codes for MSQLANQLAIAEREEVSRGIRGLLGAPLVTQRGVPEIFDLVRRRQEPIRRWFDYYCGWAVRVEPRLGYARLVKVRPSTDASRPARRLRTGRAPFDRRRYVLLCVVSAELLTVPVITIGQVAERTRQATATDDVIPTLDTASRSERRALVDALRLLENLGGLEIVDGSTENYVETEDAKVLYRVNTTLLIRLLALPIGPSTLALPIGEVAERFEELLVLITREHRYGPANAPDTDEVEISPTQHNLWLRHSVFRRLIDDPVLYFSDLSPDELAYLTSPTGRQLLRRAAEQGGFVLEERAEGVLLVDPDSLSTDVRFPDDARTANVAALLLLDRLTEPMTIEQVRLATGRLLSREPNWAKAFQDDGSARLAGEAVAVLRDFGLVREAGGVITPLPASSRYGVQPPEVTRQEDAP; via the coding sequence ATGAGTCAGTTGGCCAACCAGCTCGCGATCGCCGAGCGGGAAGAAGTCTCCCGCGGCATCCGAGGGCTGCTCGGTGCCCCACTGGTCACGCAGCGCGGTGTTCCCGAGATCTTCGACCTGGTCCGCCGCCGGCAGGAACCGATCCGCCGCTGGTTCGACTACTACTGTGGGTGGGCCGTCCGGGTCGAGCCGCGTCTGGGGTATGCCCGGTTGGTGAAGGTCCGGCCTTCGACCGACGCCAGTCGGCCGGCTCGACGCCTGCGGACCGGCCGGGCGCCGTTCGACCGCCGCCGCTACGTCCTGCTGTGCGTGGTCAGCGCCGAACTGCTCACCGTCCCCGTCATCACCATCGGTCAGGTCGCCGAGCGGACCCGCCAGGCCACGGCCACGGATGACGTCATACCCACTCTGGACACGGCGAGCCGGAGCGAACGACGGGCGCTGGTCGACGCCCTGCGTTTGCTGGAGAACCTCGGCGGTCTGGAGATCGTCGACGGTTCCACCGAGAACTACGTCGAAACAGAGGACGCCAAGGTGCTCTACCGGGTCAACACCACGTTGCTCATCCGCCTGCTCGCCCTACCCATCGGTCCCTCGACTCTCGCGCTACCGATCGGAGAGGTCGCCGAGCGCTTCGAAGAACTTCTGGTCCTGATCACCCGTGAGCACCGCTACGGGCCGGCCAACGCTCCGGACACCGACGAGGTGGAGATCTCTCCGACCCAGCACAATCTGTGGCTGCGGCACAGCGTCTTCCGGCGGCTGATCGACGATCCGGTCCTCTACTTCTCGGACCTGTCGCCGGACGAACTGGCCTACCTCACGTCACCGACCGGTCGCCAGTTGCTGCGCCGGGCGGCCGAACAAGGAGGGTTCGTCCTGGAGGAACGCGCCGAAGGTGTCCTGCTCGTCGATCCGGACAGCCTGTCCACGGACGTCCGGTTCCCTGACGACGCCAGAACGGCCAACGTCGCCGCGCTGCTTCTGCTCGACCGGTTGACGGAGCCGATGACCATCGAGCAAGTGCGCCTGGCCACTGGCCGGTTGCTGTCCCGGGAACCGAACTGGGCCAAGGCATTCCAGGACGACGGATCAGCACGACTAGCCGGCGAAGCTGTCGCGGTACTGCGTGACTTCGGTCTGGTCCGCGAGGCCGGCGGCGTCATCACGCCGCTCCCCGCAAGCAGCCGGTACGGCGTACAGCCGCCCGAGGTAACCCGGCAGGAGGATGCCCCATGA